GCGAGGTAGAAGAATCTACCTCTTCATAACACCGGGCGTTATCCAACCCCGCGGGCGCCTCGGGGATGACCGGGGTTAGTTAAATCTCTGCGGGATGACCAAGGCTGGAGCTGGCCGTGTATGCATCGTGACGTGCCGGACTGCTGGCCAAGTGGGTAGCGAGGAGCTTGGACGAGCCGCTGACCTCCTGTCTGGCTCAATTACTCAATACAATCATTACAGTTAATATTATAAAATATACACGCCTACCGAAATGCCAAGGGAAATACGGCGCACTGGTAAGGGTGTCGGGTAGAGCTCGGAGTTCGGAGTTCGGGGTTCGGAGTTCGGAGCGGAAGAGAATGCCACAAATGCCACAAGCGGAAAAATGCCACAAATGGAAGAGAGTGTCGGGTGTCGGCCACGAGCTTGGGGAAGAGTCGCCGATGTCAACTCTGTAACTCTTCTTCCCGCCGTGGTCGCCGTGTTCCGCCGTGGCGCCGTGTGATCCTCTTCCGCTGTGCCCGCCGTGTGCCCTTAATCTGTGTAATCTGTGGATGTTTTTTCTTTTCTGCGTTCTCTGCGTGTTCTGCGGATGATTTATTTAATCTGTGGACCCGCCGTGTGATGAACCCGTTACCCGTTACCCGCTACGTTACCGAATCCGAGTCATGTGGCGGTAACGGTCGGGGGTAAGGTGGAAGTGTTTGCGGAAGACCTTGCCGAGATGGGTGGCGTCGGCAAACCCGGTCAACTCGGCAATGACGGCCAGCTTCAGGTCGGATGAAACCAACAGGCGGGCGACCTCACCGATCCGGACCTGGGCGATGAATCTTCCCGGGCTGAGCCCGGTAATCTGGCGGAAGTAATGGGAGAAACGGGTCCGGCTCATGCCGTACTTCTCCGCGATCTGAGGAACGCTGAACGCGGCCTGAGACATTCCTTGCAGGACCGTTGCACGGGTATCGGCCAGCAACCGTTCCCGGCGAGCGGCGGGATAGACCAGCGCGTGCGCAAACCGCTCGTATTCGATGAGGAACCGGAAGAGCGCAGTTTCCTCGGCGAATTCATCCGGCAACGAGGCGGCGCGCACGGCGTCGTACAGGTCGACGGCGCAGCCGACCAGGGGGGACTCGGGCGGCAACCGCCAGACTTGGCCGGCCGGCCGGAAGCACGCCTGGATCCGCCGCACGACGTACTCATGGTCGATGATGAGCCAGAAAAACGTCCACTCGCGCGATCCGGGCGGCAGAAAATAGAGGTCATCGCTGGGCACGGCCGTCGCAAAGGCATCACCCGGGCTGACTGGGATTTCCTGGCTCGAACTGCCGGAACGGAAGGCGCCCTGCCCTGACAGGGTGTATTGCCAGACCAGAAAGGGTCTTTTCTCGTCGCCTTCGCGTTCGCGGCAGTGCCAGCGGTAATGCCGGGCATGCGTGTGGGTCTCCAGCCCGCTCAGGACGCGTGCCTGATAGTTGAGCGGTTCCTCCGGACGGCACCGGAGCGTTCGCAAGGTCCGGTACAGGCGGGTCAAGGCGTCGTCGCTGGGCTCCATGCGTGCACAATCGGGTCTGGGACCGGTCGGTCACGGCGGCGCCGGTCACAAAATGACTATCATCCGATACAGCCGACTATTGCGACCTGAACCGATTTAGCCAAGCTAGAAGTCGGTTTCAAAAGCCCCCCGATTATGCGAATCAGATTTCCACACATTTTGATGGTTGCGGCCGCGTTGTTCTCGACGGCGGCCTCCGGCGTCAGCAAAGAACTCGACCTTTGGTTCATTCCGATGGCATCGGAAGGCCCGGCCAAGGTTCCCCTGCTGAACTGGGCCAAAGAGAATTTCCCGAAAGAGCTGCCTTCGGGCGTCACGGTGGCGAACAATTACGGGCCGCCGGTGTACCAGGATGCGCAGCAGAAGTTCATCGTCCAGGGACGGCGCGGCAAGCCGGACGTCATCGAAGGCGTGCTTGAGGGCATGATTGCGTATCAGAAAGCGGGCTTGATCGAGCCCCTCAATGACCTCTTTGATAAGTGGCCGGACAAGGACCAGTTCGTTCCGAGCACGATCAAGGCCCTCACCATCGGCGGCAAGGTTTACGGGGTCCCGTACAACACCAATGTCCGGGTCCTGCTTTACCGGAAGGACCTGTTGCAGAAATACAATCTGCAGCCGCCCAAGTCCTGGGACGAGATGATCGACGATGCCGGGATGATCTCCGCCAAGGAACAGGGCGTCAGCGGCCTGGGTCTGACCACCAAGACGGGCAGCGTGCGCACGTTCCAGGAGTTCATCTCTTTCTTTTTCCAGGTGAACAACGGGGAAAACCCGTTCAAGCAGGATGAGGGTACCCAGAAATGGTCGATGAACACCACGCCGGAAAAACTGGCGACGGTGCTCAAGCTGTACGAGGCCGCCTTCTTTAAGGGAAATCCGTCCGCGGCGAACCAGAACGCGCGCGGCAACGATTACCAGGCGACCGACGCTGATTATGTGGCCGGCAAGACCGCGATGGTGCCGATGGGCCCGTGGATCTGGCAATACCGCGCCACGGGCGAGGTGGGCCGCAAGGTTCTGGAAGAGAACACCGGCGTGATCGCGCTGCCGTTGCCTCCGGGCGGGACCCAGGCCACCTACCTTGAGGTGAAGCCGATCATGCTGAATGCGGCGAGCAAGGACAAACAGGACGCCTGGGCGCTGATCCAGACGCTGGGCTCGAAGGCATTCGTCGCGCTTGACGACAAACTGGAGGGCGTCAACCCGCCGCGCAAAGATGTCGCGGACCTGCCGGAATTCAAAAACGACTGGTGGCAGCAGGCCTTTACGGCCCAGTTGGGGACGGGCGTGGCTCTGGCGCCGATCAACTGGGGCCTGGTGGTCAACGACATCACCGAGGCGCTCCAGAAGGTGATCTACAAAAACAAAACGGCCGAGGACACCGGCAAAGAGCTCTACAATGCGCTCGAACAGCGAGCGAAAAACAACCAGCTGTAACGATATATAAATAACAACAACGTGTTCAGGGGCGGGGCTGCCACAGGCCCCGCCCGGGATCCCATGCTTAACGCTCCCTCCACACCGTCCGCTGTACCGGCCGCCCAGGGCAAGCCCCGCCGGGGCGCCACCGGTTGGGCCGCGCGGCTGGGCGAGGACAGTTTCGGCTACCTGCTGCTCGCGCCCGCGTTGCTGGTCATTCTCGGCCTGAACCTTTACCCGACGATTTGCGGCGTTCTGGCGTCATTCACGGACGAGTCGCTGCTGAACCCCAACACCTGGAACTGGGTTAACCTGGCCAACTACCAGAAACTGTTCGGCGACCCGGTTTTTCGCCTCGCGTTCGTGCACTCGTTGCAATTGACGATCGCGGCGGTCGTGCTCCAGGTCGTGTTCGGCCTCATCGTGGCGCACCTGTTGATCCAGAACGTTCCCGGAATCCATTTTTTCCGAAGCATCGCGATGATCACCTGGGTGCTGCCGATCATCACCGCGGTGGTCATGTTCCGGTTCATCACGCTGCCCAGTTTCGGGTTCATCAACATCCTGCTGCGCTCAGTCGGCCTGGGGAGCCTGGCCCGCAACTGGTTCGGCGACCCGGGCTGGGCATTTGCGTTCGTGCTGATCATGCATCTTTGGCGCAACATCCCGTTTTACGCGATCTCCTTCATGGCGGCGATGCAGGCGATTCCGGTCGACATCTATGAAGCCGCGCGCATCGACGGTGCGTCCGCGTGGAAGCAGTTCTGGCACGTCACGCTGCCTAACCTGCGTTACATCATGCTCGTGATGGTCGTGCTGCACGTCACGTTCACCCTCAACAACTTCGATTTTGTCTACCTGTCGACCGGCGGCGGCCCGGTGAACGCGACCGAGGTCATGGCGACTTACATCTACAAGCAGTCTTGGCAGGGTTACGCCCTGGGCTACTCCAGTGCGGGCGGCGTCGTCCTGCTGGTCGTGCTCGTCCTGCTGGTGTTTCTCTGCCGCCGGCTGATCGGAGGAATGGACGCCAGATGAAAAGTGACCTGAAGCCGGGCCGTCTGCTCCTCATCTATGGAGGATTGCTCATCACCTTCCTGTTTTTGCTGTTGCCGATCGTCTGGCTGGTGTTCGCGAGTTTTCGCAGCAATGACTCGATTCAAACGGGCCAACTCTGGCCGGCGCCGGGGGATTTGACGCTGGCGAATTACGCCGAGGTCTTTCAAATCAACGGGCTCGTCGGGTTCCTGGTGAACTCGGTCGTGATCGCCATCGCCACCACGCTGCTGGTGGTTTTTCTGGGCAGCCTGGCCGCGTACGGGTTGAGCCGGTTTGCCCTGCGCGGCAAACAGCTTTTCATGACGGCGGCGCTGCTGCCCCAGTTCTTTCCGTACGTGCTGATCCTGATCCCGTTTTACGTGCTGATGTCGAACCTCGGCCTGGTCGACACCCACGTCGGGCTGATCCTCACCCACACCTCGATCACCCTGCCGTTCGGGCTGTGGATGCTGACCGGCTATTTTAACGCCATTCCCCGGGAACTGGACCAGGCGGCCGCGATTGACGGCTGTTCCCGGCTCGGGGTGTTGTTCAGGATCATCTACCCGATCGCCGTACCCGGCCTGGTCGTTGCCGGGTTTTTCGCCTTCGTGGTGTCGTGGGGCGACTACCTGTTTGTCTCCATCCTTTCGCAAAGCACGAGCACCCAGACGCTGCCGATCGCGCTCCAGACGTTCATGAGCAGCCTGCAGGTGAAATGGGGCATGATCACGGCCGGAACGGTCGTGGCCATCGTGCCGACGATCGTGTTTTTCTCCATCGTGCAGCGCCGGCTGGTAGCCGGGCTCACGGCCGGTGCGGTCAAGTGACGTAACTGTAACTGAATCAGACTCTACCCGCCGTCCCGCTCGCTCGCTCGCTCGTCCGCCCGGCGGATACGGCGCGGTGAGGTGCGGTGCGGCGGGACAAATTATCAGCAGTTCTTCCTGTAGTTTTATGCCAAAAATAACCTTTATCGGGGCGGGCAGCCTGGTGTTCACCCGTAACCTTTGCAACGACATCCTCCTATGCCCGGCGCTCGAAGGGAGTACCATTGCGCTCATGGACGTGGACGGGCAGCGGCTCGAACAATCCCGTCGGATCGTCCAAGCCATCATCGATAAGCGAAAACTCCCGGCCCGGGTCGAGGCGCACCTGGACCGCGCGGCGGCCGTCCGCGGTGCGGACTACGTGGTTACGACCTTCCAGCAAGGGGGGCTGGAAGCGTATGCCCTGGACATCGAGATCCCCCAACGGTACGGGGTTGAACAATGCGTCGGTGACACCCTCGGCCCGGGCGGCGTCTTCCGCGCGCTGCGCACCATCCCGGTGTTGCTCGACCTTTGCCGGGAGATGGATGATCACGCCCCGGACGCCTTGCTGCTCAAT
Above is a genomic segment from Verrucomicrobiota bacterium containing:
- a CDS encoding AraC family transcriptional regulator, producing the protein MEPSDDALTRLYRTLRTLRCRPEEPLNYQARVLSGLETHTHARHYRWHCREREGDEKRPFLVWQYTLSGQGAFRSGSSSQEIPVSPGDAFATAVPSDDLYFLPPGSREWTFFWLIIDHEYVVRRIQACFRPAGQVWRLPPESPLVGCAVDLYDAVRAASLPDEFAEETALFRFLIEYERFAHALVYPAARRERLLADTRATVLQGMSQAAFSVPQIAEKYGMSRTRFSHYFRQITGLSPGRFIAQVRIGEVARLLVSSDLKLAVIAELTGFADATHLGKVFRKHFHLTPDRYRHMTRIR
- a CDS encoding extracellular solute-binding protein, whose protein sequence is MRIRFPHILMVAAALFSTAASGVSKELDLWFIPMASEGPAKVPLLNWAKENFPKELPSGVTVANNYGPPVYQDAQQKFIVQGRRGKPDVIEGVLEGMIAYQKAGLIEPLNDLFDKWPDKDQFVPSTIKALTIGGKVYGVPYNTNVRVLLYRKDLLQKYNLQPPKSWDEMIDDAGMISAKEQGVSGLGLTTKTGSVRTFQEFISFFFQVNNGENPFKQDEGTQKWSMNTTPEKLATVLKLYEAAFFKGNPSAANQNARGNDYQATDADYVAGKTAMVPMGPWIWQYRATGEVGRKVLEENTGVIALPLPPGGTQATYLEVKPIMLNAASKDKQDAWALIQTLGSKAFVALDDKLEGVNPPRKDVADLPEFKNDWWQQAFTAQLGTGVALAPINWGLVVNDITEALQKVIYKNKTAEDTGKELYNALEQRAKNNQL
- a CDS encoding sugar ABC transporter permease, encoding MLNAPSTPSAVPAAQGKPRRGATGWAARLGEDSFGYLLLAPALLVILGLNLYPTICGVLASFTDESLLNPNTWNWVNLANYQKLFGDPVFRLAFVHSLQLTIAAVVLQVVFGLIVAHLLIQNVPGIHFFRSIAMITWVLPIITAVVMFRFITLPSFGFINILLRSVGLGSLARNWFGDPGWAFAFVLIMHLWRNIPFYAISFMAAMQAIPVDIYEAARIDGASAWKQFWHVTLPNLRYIMLVMVVLHVTFTLNNFDFVYLSTGGGPVNATEVMATYIYKQSWQGYALGYSSAGGVVLLVVLVLLVFLCRRLIGGMDAR
- a CDS encoding carbohydrate ABC transporter permease codes for the protein MKSDLKPGRLLLIYGGLLITFLFLLLPIVWLVFASFRSNDSIQTGQLWPAPGDLTLANYAEVFQINGLVGFLVNSVVIAIATTLLVVFLGSLAAYGLSRFALRGKQLFMTAALLPQFFPYVLILIPFYVLMSNLGLVDTHVGLILTHTSITLPFGLWMLTGYFNAIPRELDQAAAIDGCSRLGVLFRIIYPIAVPGLVVAGFFAFVVSWGDYLFVSILSQSTSTQTLPIALQTFMSSLQVKWGMITAGTVVAIVPTIVFFSIVQRRLVAGLTAGAVK